The genomic window AACTTAGAACTAACACATTCCGCGGCAATAGCGGAGGGGCTACACCTGTTCCCATACCGAACACAGAAGTAAAGTCCTCCAGCGCCGAAGGTACTCGGGTGGTGACGCCCTGGGAGAATAGGACGTTGCGGATTTGTTTAGTAAAGAAAGGCCTCTGATTATCAGGGGTCTTTTTTTCTGTCGAACTAAGCGACTCACGTCGCAGTGAACAATGAACACTGAACAATGAATAGTGAACAATATATGAAGGACTTAATAGAGAGGTCGCATATTTGTACTGTTCGATGTTTAGTGTTCATTTTTTCATTGTTCAGTGAAAGGTTTTATTTTTTAGCCACCAGCGGTGGCTTTTGCTTTTCCTTACCACCTTGTCACCTTACTACCTTACCACCACCTTACCAGGCTCCTCACACAAAATCAACTCCGGCAATTCGTCTCCGTATCTATCCACCACCTTATATATAGATCCCAACCAATTATATTCATCTTTTTCCTTATTAGGCATATGCATTAATACAATTTTCTGCGGCTTAATATGATCCCTAACGACCTTTCTTGCCCTAGGCAATGTAATATATGGAAAATCTAATAATGCATAATTTATATTCAGTTTATCTAGTCCTAAGTTCTCGTAATTTATTAAATCTGGTTTTGCATCTCCACAATGATAAATTCGTTCATTCTTAAATTTTAATAGATATGAAAAATTAACCACATTCTTATAATCATTTCCATCATGGGTTAATGAAGCAACCGAAAAATCAATCCCATTAACGCTAAAATCCTTTATTGTATTTAATTCTACTTCATCATAAATGAGTTGTTGTTCAAGAGAAATATCGTATTGAGATAGGTTCTTTAATAACTCTACTGTTTGTTTACTAGAAAATAGCTTAGTATTAGGGTGATTACGTAATGTTTGTAAAGTTGCTTCTCCATCAAAGTGATCTGGATGGTAATGTGTAAATAATAGTAGATCCATATTGTCAAATGGAGGAATCCCATTTATGATCTTATCAATTGTTTGACGATCTACATTATAGTAAGGGTCTATTTGTTTTGCATGAATGGCATCAATCATGACCTTTTTCCCCATATTTTCAATTAAAAAGCCTGCATTAGCTATGTAACGTATATTTGACATAAAGTACCTCTTTTGTTAGTTTTGTATTTATAAAAAGAGTGGAAAGCTCTCCCTTCCACTCTTTCCTTGTTTGACAGGAAGGTGTTACTTTTTGATCCTAGCTACTGCTTAAGTCAACCTAAGCGCCAGCGAAAGATCTTTGACCCCATAGAAAGTTTTACTTTTAGACTAAAATATTATTTAAGCCCTCTTTATATGTGATTGAATCTTTGACCTGTAAGACTTGACTCTAGCACTGAAAGCTGAAGACTAGCTGCTGATGGCTAAAGTGCCAAAGGCACTTTAATGTTAGTCTATAGTATAGTCATCAAAATTAAGATCGCTTTTATCAGGCAATATGAAAGCACATGCAATGTAGAGAAATAGCCCAAGACCTACTAATGGTAAGGATAATACCACCCAAAGAATTCTCACAATAGATGGATCGATAGAGAAGTATTCGGATACTCCTTGACACACGCCGCTTATCTTACCCTCCGCTTTGTTTTTGTATAATCTTTTCATTTTGGTACCCCCTTGTATATATTTATTAAAAAGAAATTGATACTTTATGGAAATTATCACAGTGCTATTAGATTTCAATAGCTAAATCTAAAGCAATTTCAATCATATCTGTCAACGTTTTCTCTCTCTCTTCTGGAGTGGTAGCTTCTGAGGTTACGATACTATCGCTCACAGTCAAAATAGATAAAGCATTCTTTCCTAATTGAGTTGCGTTCATATAAAGAGCAGCAGTCTCCATCTCGACGCCTAAAACGCCCATTTTAGCCCAAGTTTTCCAGGAATCTTTGTCATCATTATAGAATAAATCACTGGTCAATATATTCCCAACTTTTACATCTAAATTCCTTGAACCAGCGATATTATAAGCCTTTGATAATAAATCATAATTTGCTATTGGGGCAAAATTACCAGGGAGCTGGTATTGATGTGCAAAATTAGAATTCGTGCAGGTAGCCATAGCCAGGATAATATCTCTTATTTGAATATCCTTTTGATACGAACCACATGAGCCTATTCTTATAATATTATTGCAATCGTACTCTGTAAATAATTCATAAGAGTAAATACTCATAGAGGGCATGCCCATTCCAGAGCCCATTACGGATACCTTCTTGCCTTTATATAGTCCAGTAAAACCTAGCATACCCCTTACTTTATTAAAACAAAAGGGACTATCCAAGTACTTTTCAGCAATAAATTTTGCTCGTAAGGGATCCCCAGGCATTAAAACAGTCTTTGCAATATCTCCTTTTTTTGCACTATTATGAACACTCACAATTCTTCACCTCATATTAATATAATAATATCTACTATCATTATACCCTAATTAATAATCTATAAATAAAATATTTATACTGAATGATATGGTTCAAGTAATTTTGCATAAATTAAAACAAAGTGTTTAGACTTGTAGCAAAAATAAAATCTCAAAATATAATGAATAAAGATTGTTAATAAATATAGGAGGAAAATATGGCGTACTCAGTTAGAGAATTGCTTGCAAGACTTATTAAATGCGAAGCCGAAGGCGAAGGAGACACTGGTATGAAGGCTGTAGCAACAGTTGTAATGAATAGAGTACACGTCGCCGAAGGAGAATATCAAAGGGTTAATCAAGGTGATTTGAGAAGAGTAATCTTTCAACCAGGTCAATTTGATTGCGCAACAGAGACATTAGGTGGTCAATATAATCCACAAAATATATATAATGCCAATCCAGAACAAATACACTATGATATTGCAGATTGGGCACTAGCAGGCAATAAAGTTTATAATATCGTTGAATCTTTGTGGTATATGAATCCATTTGTACCAGATTGTCCTGTGTATTTTCCATATAATCAAAGTGGTGTTATTAATTCTAGGATAAGATTACACTGTTTTTTTGATCCAACACCGTTATATTCGCAAACATAAAAAATGAAGAGGAGTTTAAAATGAAAAAAAATATAATACCAGATAGTTCAAAAATCTTATCAACATTTGAAAATAAATATGCAACACCTATGCAAATGCCACCAATGTATATGCGCCCACCTCAAGGTGGTATGCCTATGCAGCCACAACAACCTATGCAACCTATGCAACCTGTACCACCACAAAATGGTGTTCCACAAAGAATATCACCTGTAATGGGACCTAATTATATCCAAGGCTACCTACAACAGTTTATCGGCCAATATATAAGAATTGACTTCTTAGTTGGTACAGGAACATTTATTGACAGAGATGGTATATTAACTCAAGTTGGAATTGATTTTATCGAGTTGAGAGAAGTTCAAACTGGTAATATACTCGTTGGCGATATGTACTCCGTCAAATTTGTTACAGTATACACTTCCGCACCAGGAGTACCTTATATGGGTGCATCAGGAGTATCTCACACTGAAGACTAAAAAATTTCCTAGGCTGCCATACAATGGTAGCCTAATTTTTTTAGTGAGAAATGCTTATTGAACAATGTTTTTACAACTGTTTAACTATCGTTTAGCCATTGTTTGACTACTGTTCAACTATTATTCACAAAGCAATAAAGTCAATCTTATTGTAGTTATTTTTTTTGAATGGGCAATAATACATATGAGGTGATAATATGGAGAAAAGTTTAAAAGGAACGAAAACAGCTGAAAATTTAATGAAAGCTTTTTCAGGGGAATCACAAGCTAGAAATAGGTACACATTTTATGCAGAGAAAGCTCAACAGGAAAAACAAAAAGACATTTACCAAGTATTCGACGAGACGGCTCATAATGAAAAGTATCATGCAGAGCGATTCTTTAGAATACTAAATCAAGAATTTAAAGGTGAACAAATAGCTGTTTTTAATGCAGGTTATCCTGTA from Alkalibaculum bacchi includes these protein-coding regions:
- a CDS encoding MBL fold metallo-hydrolase, whose protein sequence is MSNIRYIANAGFLIENMGKKVMIDAIHAKQIDPYYNVDRQTIDKIINGIPPFDNMDLLLFTHYHPDHFDGEATLQTLRNHPNTKLFSSKQTVELLKNLSQYDISLEQQLIYDEVELNTIKDFSVNGIDFSVASLTHDGNDYKNVVNFSYLLKFKNERIYHCGDAKPDLINYENLGLDKLNINYALLDFPYITLPRARKVVRDHIKPQKIVLMHMPNKEKDEYNWLGSIYKVVDRYGDELPELILCEEPGKVVVR
- a CDS encoding PspC domain-containing protein; this translates as MKRLYKNKAEGKISGVCQGVSEYFSIDPSIVRILWVVLSLPLVGLGLFLYIACAFILPDKSDLNFDDYTID
- the deoD gene encoding purine-nucleoside phosphorylase translates to MSVHNSAKKGDIAKTVLMPGDPLRAKFIAEKYLDSPFCFNKVRGMLGFTGLYKGKKVSVMGSGMGMPSMSIYSYELFTEYDCNNIIRIGSCGSYQKDIQIRDIILAMATCTNSNFAHQYQLPGNFAPIANYDLLSKAYNIAGSRNLDVKVGNILTSDLFYNDDKDSWKTWAKMGVLGVEMETAALYMNATQLGKNALSILTVSDSIVTSEATTPEEREKTLTDMIEIALDLAIEI
- a CDS encoding cell wall hydrolase; its protein translation is MAYSVRELLARLIKCEAEGEGDTGMKAVATVVMNRVHVAEGEYQRVNQGDLRRVIFQPGQFDCATETLGGQYNPQNIYNANPEQIHYDIADWALAGNKVYNIVESLWYMNPFVPDCPVYFPYNQSGVINSRIRLHCFFDPTPLYSQT